A genomic stretch from Arachis stenosperma cultivar V10309 chromosome 3, arast.V10309.gnm1.PFL2, whole genome shotgun sequence includes:
- the LOC130967589 gene encoding 60S acidic ribosomal protein P3-1-like, with the protein MGVFTFVLRKSGAEWIAKQHSGDIEDSASSTYDLQRKLVNAARAADSSGAVQSSFSFVSPSSAVFQVVVGGAVFVGGGAAAAAPAGGAATESAAAPAAEKKEEKVEEEEDEDFGMSLFD; encoded by the exons ATGGGAGTATTCACATTCGTTCTCCGCAAATCCGGCGCCGAGTGGATTGCGAAGCAGCACTCCGGCGACATCGAGGACTCCGCCTCCTCCACCTACGACCTCCAACGCAAGCTCGTCAATGCCGCTCGCGCCGCTGATTCCTCCGGCGCCGTTCAGTCCTCTTTCTCTTTCGTTTCTCCCTCCTCTGCTGTCTTCCAG GTGGTTGTGGGTGGTGCAGTCTTCGTTGGAGGTggtgctgctgctgctgctccTGCTGGTGGTGCTGCCACAGAGAGCGCTGCCGCCCCTGCTGccgagaagaaagaagagaaggtcgaggaagaggaagatgaagatTTTGGAATGTCACTCTTTGATTAA
- the LOC130966837 gene encoding uncharacterized protein LOC130966837, with protein sequence MNCFLVSLVSLCPLLLALCAQSVSSRNVSETHLQQASFPPRGWNSYDSFGWTVSEEEFLQNAGIVSRSLKAHGYKYVVVDYLWYRKNVQGAYSDSLGFDVIDEWGRMIPDPGRWPSSTGGKGFSEVANKVHNMGLMFGIHVMRGISTQAVNANTPILDTTKGGAYQESGRVWHAKDIALPGRACAWMPHGFMSVNTQLGAGRAFLRSLYEQYAAWGVDFVKHDCVFGADLDLNEITYVSGVLQELNRPIVYSLSPGTSVTPALAKDVSGLVNMYRITGDDWDNWGDVKSHFDISRDLAAASMIGAKGLNGNSWPDLDMLPFGWLTDPGSNQGPHRFSKLNLEEKRTQMTLWSMAKSPLMYGGDLRKIDIVTYSLITNPILLEINSFSSSNREFPDVTSSENLNHKDHHLRVKKRRSKRGGKPSYTHALRLTGCSETKAMGWSVESLNEDLERICWKRSLENQLPPFCVHKREFQFKLDGESTHQEDYRGKHHLVATNEMKFCLDASPKQKLTSKEFKSGTFSPCRWDANQMWKLNPNGTMVNSYSGLCAIAESAKDGISPGGIRSWIAKGRRGEVYVAFFNLSEQKTVISTKTSSLGNAFADRTSITSCHGKEVWSGKQVITTQGTLSAEVGLHGCALFVLNCH encoded by the exons ATGAACTGTTTCCTAGTGTCACTCGTCTCTCTCTGCCCGCTCCTCCTTGCTCTCTGTGCTCAGAG TGTGTCATCTCGAAATGTGTCTGAAACTCACCTACAGCAAGCTAGCTTCCCACCAAGAGGTTGGAATTCATATGATTCCTTTGGCTGGACAGTTTCTGAAGAAGAATTCTTACAGAATGCTGGAATAGTTTCTCGGAGCCTCAAAGCTCATGGATACAAG TATGTTGTTGTGGATTACCTCTGGTATAGGAAGAATGTCCAAGGTGCTTATTCGGATTCTCTTGGATTTGATGTGATTGATGAGTGGGGGAGGATGATCCCTGACCCCGGAAGGTGGCCTTCGTCCACAGGTGGGAAGGGATTCAGTGAAGTAGCCAATAAAGTACATAACATGGGTTTGATGTTCGGAATTCATGTTATGAGAGGGATAAGCACACAAGCAGTCAATGCAAACACCCCTATCCTAGACACAACAAAG GGGGGTGCTTATCAAGAGTCTGGTCGAGTATGGCATGCAAAAGACATAGCATTGCCGGGAAGGGCTTGTGCATGGATGCCTCATGGTTTCATGAGTGTGAATACACAGTTGGGGGCTGGGAGAGCCTTTTTGAGATCCCTTTATGAGCAGTATGCTGCATGGGGTGTTGATTTTG TGAAACATGATTGTGTGTTTGGTGCTGACTTGGATTTAAATGAAATAACCTATGTATCAGGG GTTCTCCAGGAGCTTAACCGTCCCATTGTATATTCTCTATCTCCTGGAACTAGTGTGACACCAGCATTGGCCAAGGATGTCAGTGGGCTAGTAAACATGTATCGTATAACAGGAGATGACTGGGATAACTGGGGTGATGTCAAATCTCATTTTGATATATCAAG GGATTTAGCTGCAGCTAGTATGATAGGAGCAAAAGGTTTAAATGGGAATTCATGGCCTGATTTGGACATGCTACCATTTGGATGGCTAACTGATCCAG GTTCCAATCAAGGTCCACACAGGTTTAGTAAACTCAATCTAGAAGAGAAGAGGACACAG ATGACATTGTGGTCCATGGCCAAGTCGCCTCTCATGTATGGTGGAGATCTGCGGAAAATTGATATTGTCACATATAGTCTTATCACGAATCCTATCCTGCTGGAAATTAATTCTTTCAGCTCAAGTAACAGGGAG TTTCCTGATGTCACAAGTTCTGAGAACTTGAATCATAAAGACCATCATCTTAgagtgaagaaaagaagatctAAGAGAGGAGGGAAACCATCATATACACATGCATTACGTCTCACTGGCTGCAGTGAAACAAAGGCAATGGGTTGGTCTGTTGAAAGTCTCAACGAAGATCTTGAAAGAATCTGTTGGAAAAGAAGTTTAGAAAACCAGCTTCCTCCTTTCTGTGTACACAAGAGAGAATTTCAGTTCAAATT AGATGGCGAGAGCACGCATCAAGAGGACTATCGGGGTAAACATCATTTGGTTGCAACCAACGAAATGAAATTCTGCTTGGATGCTTCCCCAAAACAAAAGCTTACTTCTAAGGAGTTCAAGAGTGGTACATTTTCTCCTTGCAGATGGGATGCAAATCAG ATGTGGAAGCTGAATCCAAATGGGACCATGGTAAACAGTTACTCCGGTCTGTGTGCAATAGCAGAATCTGCCAAAG ATGGTATTAGTCCTGGTGGGATTCGCTCTTGGATTGCAAAAGGAAGAAGAG GTGAAGTGTATGTTGCTTTCTTCAATTTAAGTGAACAAAAGACAGTGATAAGTACAAAGACATCGTCTCTGGGTAATGCTTTTGCTGATAGAACAAGCATCACTTCCTGCCATGGCAAGGAAGTTTGGAGTGGAAAGCAAGTCATAACAACTCAGGGAACTTTATCAGCTGAAGTGGGACTTCACGGATGTGCCTTATTTGTTCTCAATTGCCACTAG